The Helianthus annuus cultivar XRQ/B chromosome 16, HanXRQr2.0-SUNRISE, whole genome shotgun sequence genome includes a window with the following:
- the LOC110917148 gene encoding NADP-dependent malic enzyme, protein MEKNGESVVDPNSAIGGGVDDVYGEDRASEDQLITPWTVSVASGYTLLRDPHHNKGLAFTERERDSHYLRGLLPPAVATQELQEKKLMQNIRSYEVPLHKYVAMMELEERNERLFYKLLIDNVEELLPVVYTPTVGEACQKYGSIFKRPQGLYISLKEKGKILEVLRNWPERNIQVIVVTDGERILGLGDLGCQGMGIPVGKLALYTALGGVRPSACLPVTIDVGTNNQKLLDDEFYIGLRQKRATGKEYYDLLEEFMSAVKQNYGEKVLVQFEDFANHNAFELLAKYRTSHLVFNDDIQGTASVVLAGLVASLKLLGGSLADHTFLFLGAGEAGTGIAELIALEISTKTGIPVEEARKKIWLVDSKGLIVSSRKGSLQHFKQPWAHEHEPVSTLLDAVKAIKPSVLIGTSGVGQTFTKEVVEAMAAFNERPLIMALSNPTSQAECTAEQAYTWTEGRAIFSSGSPFDPYEYNGNLFIPGQANNAYIFPGLGFGLVISGAIRVHDEMLLAASEALANQVTQEHYDKGMIYPPLTNIRKISAHIAANVAAKAYDLGLATRLPRPTDLVKYAESCMYTPNYRSYR, encoded by the exons ATGGAGAAGAACGGAGAGTCTGTAGTTGACCCTAACTCCGCCATTGGCGGTGGCGTTGATGACGTCTACGGCGAAGATCGTGCATCGGAGGACCAACTCATCACTCCGTGGACTGTCTCTGTCGCTAG TGGATACACTTTGCTGAGGGATCCACACCATAACAAGGGGCTTGCGTTTACCGAGAGGGAAAGAGATTCTCATTACTTGCGCGGTCTGTTGCCTCCGGCTGTTGCCACACAGGAACTTCAGGAGAAGAAGTTGATGCAAAATATCCGCAGTTATGAAGTTCCCTTGCACAAATATGTGGCTATGATGGAACTCGAG GAGCGAAACGAAAGGCTGTTCTACAAGCTTCTTATCGATAATGTGGAAGAGCTTCTCCCTGTTGTGTACACTCCCACAGTTGGTGAGGCATGCCAGaaatacgggagtatattcaagcgTCCTCAGGGTCTCTACATTAGTTTGAAAGAGAA GGGAAAGATTCTTGAGGTACTCAGGAACTGGCCTGAGAGGAATATTCAAGTTATTGTGGTGACAGATGGTGAGCGTATCTTGGGATTGGGAGATCTTGGGTGTCAG GGTATGGGAATTCCAGTTGGGAAACTTGCTTTATATACTGCACTTGGAGGAGTTAGGCCTTCTGCG TGCTTGCCTGTTACCATTGATGTGGGGACGAACAATCAGAAGCTACTAGACGATGAGTTCTATATTGGTCTTAGACAAAAGAGGGCCACCGGAAAG GAATATTATGACTTGCTTGAAGAGTTCATGTCTGCAGTCAAGCAAAACTACGGTGAAAAAGTCCTCGTGCAG TTTGAAGACTTTGCTAACCACAACGCTTTTGAGCTGTTGGCCAAATACAGAACCAGTCATTTGGTTTTCAATGACGATATACAGGGGACTGCATCGGTGGTTCTTGCTGGTCTTGTTGCATCACTGAAATTACTTGGCGGTAGCTTGGCTGATCACACGTTCTTGTTCCTTGGTGCTGGGGAA GCAGGGACTGGTATAGCAGAGCTTATAGCTCTTGAAATATCAACAAAG ACAGGTATTCCCGTTGAAGAGGCTCGTAAGAAGATATGGCTGGTGGACTCTAAGGGGTTGATTGTTAGCTCTCGTAAAGGTTCCCTTCAGCACTTTAAGCAACCGTGGGCTCATGAACATGAGCCTGTTTCAACTCTCTTAGATGCTGTCAAG GCCATCAAACCATCCGTCTTGATTGGAACATCTGGGGTAGGACAGACATTTACAAAGGAAGTGGTTGAGGCCATGGCAGCCTTCAACgag AGACCACTTATTATGGCTCTCTCCAATCCAACCTCACAAGCCGAGTGCACTGCTGAACAAGCTTACACGTGGACCGAG GGCCGTGCGATATTTTCCAGTGGCAGTCCTTTTGATCCTTATGAATACAATGGCAACCTCTTCATTCCTGGCCAG GCAAACAATGCGTACATTTTCCCTGGACTTGGTTTTGGGTTGGTCATTTCTGGTGCGATTCGTGTACATGATGAGATGCTTTTGGCAGCAT cCGAGGCATTGGCAAATCAAGTAACACAAGAGCACTACGATAAAGGGATGATTTATCCCCCACTTACTAACATCAGGAAGATTTCAGCTCATATTGCGGCAAATGTTGCTGCTAAAGCATATGACCTTG GTTTGGCAACACGTCTCCCCCGCCCTACCGATCTAGTTAAGTATGCCGAGAGTTGTATGTACACCCCCAACTACCGAAGCTACAGATAA